Part of the Oncorhynchus mykiss isolate Arlee chromosome 12, USDA_OmykA_1.1, whole genome shotgun sequence genome, TGGGTCAGAGAGCCTCTTAGTCATCATAATCACAGGTGGGTCAGACAGAGCCTCTTAGTCGTCATAATCACAGGTGGGTCAGAGAGCCTCTTAGTCGTCATAATCACAGGTGAGTCAGAGAGTCTCTTAGTCGTCATAATCACAGGTGGGTCAGAGAGCCTCTTAGTCGTCATAATCACAGGTGGGTCAGAGAGCCTCTTAGTCATCATAATCACAGGTGGGTCAGAGAGCCTCTTAGTCGTCATTATCACAGGTGGGTCAGAGAGCCTCTTAGTCGTCATAATCACAGGTGGGTCAGAGAGCCTCTTAGTCGTCATAATCACAGGTGGGTCAGAGAGCCTCTTAGTCGTCATAATCACAGGTGGGTCAGAGAGCCTCTTAGTCATCAATCACAGGTGGGTCAGAGAGCCTCTTAGTCGTCATAATCACAGGTGGGTCAGAGAGCCTCTTAGTCGTCATAATCACAGGTGGGTCAGAGAGCCTCTTAGTCATCATAATCACAGGTGGGTCTGAGAGCCTCATAATCACAGGTGGGTCAGAGAGCCTCATAATCACAGGTGGTTCAGACAGAGCCTCTTAGTCGTCATAATCACAGGTGGGTCAGAGAGCCTCTTAGTCATCATAATCACAGGTGGGTCAGAGAGCCTCTTAGTCGTCATAATCACAGGTGGGTCAGAGAGCCTCTTAGTCGTCATAATCACAGGTGGGTCTGAGAGCCTCATAATCACAGGTGGGTCAGAGAGCCTCATAATCACAGGTGGTTCAGAGAGCCTCATAATCACAGGTGGTTCAGAGAGCCTCTTAGTCGTCATAATCACAGGTGGGTCAGAGAGCCTCTTAATCATCATAATCACAGGTGGGTCAGAGAGCCTCTTAGTCGTCATAATCACAGGTGGGTCAGACAGATCATCTTAATCATCCTCAGCTTCACAGGTGGTTCAGAGAGCCTCTTAGTCATCATAATCACAGGTGGTTCAGAGAGCCTCTTAGTCATCATAATCACAGGTGGGTCAGACAGATCATCTTAATCATCCTCAGCTTCACAGGTGGTTCAGAGAGCCTCTTAGTCATCATAATCACAGGTGGGTCAGACAGAGCATCTTAGTCATCCTCAGCTTCACAGGTGGTTCAGAGAGCCTCTTAGTCATCATAATCACAGGTGGTCAGAGAGCCTCTTAGTCGTCATAATCACAGGTGGGTCAGACAGAGCATCTTAATCATCCTCAGCTTCACAGGTGGTCCAGGGAGAGCCTCTTAAAACCTCGTAAGAATCTCTTAAAGTGCCAATCCCTTTagtgggatcgatttgacaacatccggtgaaattgcagagcgccaaatacaAACTCCAGAAATATCAATATTCAACATTCACGAAAAtataagtgtaatacatcaaaataaagcttaacttcttgttaatccatccgctgtgtcagatttcaaaaaggctttacggtgaaagcaaaccatgggATTACCTGAGGACAGCGCCCCCGCATacaaactaaactaaactaaactaaattatttttcaaccaggcaggtgcgacacaaaagtaAGAAATAATGAGTACCTTACCTTTGAAAATCTTCTTTTTGCAATCCCCACagtgacacaatgaatggtcgttttgttcgataaattccttctttatatccccaaaatgtcaatttatttggcgcgtttgattcagaaatacaccggtttcatctcgcccaacatgactacaaagtatctaattaGTTACCTGTAACCTCAGTCCAAACATTTCAAGCAACattcctaatccaacctcaggtatcctaaaatgtaaataatcgataaaatttaagacgggataatcTGTTTCCAATACCGAAGGAAAATAAGACGGGAGCGCAACAAAATAGTAGGGGGACCTTCAGAGTGACACATGGAATGAATAacactacttcttcatttctcaaaagaaaaacattgaccaatttctaaagactggtgacatctagtggaagccataggaactgcaagcaggTTTCCCATAGAAAACCATTGGAAAATCCTATGACCTCAAAAAAATAttccctggatggtttgtcctcagggtttcgcctgccaaatcagttatgttatactcacagacatcattttaacagttttagaaactttagtctgttttctatccaaatctaccaattacatgcatatcctagtgggcctgagtaacaggcagtttactttgggcacgcttttcatccggacatcaaaatactgccccctagccttaggAAGTTTTAATCATCACCTTCACAGGTCTAAGATCAGAgtagcagtgctgatctaggaatagttttgccttttagatcataatgtaTCAGATTTTTATGGACAGGggtcctgatcctagatcagcactcgtaTAAGAGGCTTTATGGGCCAGTAAATCTGTGTGAACAGTATTTAGACACAGAATCTGTCCTACTCACTGAACTGTGTCAATCAACGACTTCATTAAATAGTGTAAAAGGTAAATTAAAAACATGTCTATAGTAAAACTaacagtcctctctcctcctctctcatccttccccctctctccctctctccctctctctcctcttctccctctctctcctcttccccctctctctcctctctcctcttccccctctctctcctcgctctcctcttctccctctctctcctcgctctcctcttctccctctctctcctcttccccctctctctcctctctcctcttccccctctccccttccccctctctcctcttgcccctctctcctctctctccccctctctcctcttccccctctctctcctctccctccctctccctcctcttccccatctctctccccttcccccctctctcctcttccctctctctcctctccctcctcttccccatctctctccccttccccccctctctcctcttccccctctctctcctctccctccctctccctcctcttcccctctctctcctcttccccctctctcctcttccccctctcccctctcccctcttcccccccctctctcccctcttccccctctctctcctctccccccccttccccctctctctcctcttccccccccctctctctccctctctactcttccccccctctctcctcttccccccctctcttttcttccccccttctctttccccccccccactctctctctccccctccagcccCTCTGTCCTCGGTGCTCAGTAACCGGTTTGGGTACCGTCCCGTAGTGATGTTGGGGGGTTTTCTGGTCAGTCTGGGTACCATCAGCTCTGCTTTCGTCTCCTCCATCAACGAGATGTACGTCACTATCGGCATCGTCTCAGGTAACGATCTaactactttatacacacacacacacacacacacacacacacacacacacacaaagatctGAAAAGATCTGAATGAAACAAGGGACTCCTAGCAGTGCATGAGGCTGACTGATCGATGTCTGTCTCTTCCAGACCCGGCCTGTGTTTGTGGGGTAAAAACTCCCCACTGTCAAAGCTGTATTCAGTTCAGATCGAAAGATACGAATGAAACGTGTCATTGAGGCCTAAACTCCCCCCATCTTGAGTCTGTAGGACAGATTTACACAACAGAAAAATAACAATTCCCCAAAATTGTCCAAAATAAACCAATATTTCCTTTCAGATCTGATCCAAATAACTTTTCTTTTACAGAACGAAGCACTGCTAGCTGTCCCACTAAATAACTCTTCACCTTCCTTTAAAACAGACAGCAGCTTAACTTAACaacctctgtcttctctcttcttGTCTTTGTTCTTTAACTACGTCCTCTTTCAGCAGTCACCACCACGACAAGCCCGAGGTGACCTATCGACCCTGACCTCTTGACATCAGGGTGACCTGtcaaccctgacctctgacctctgacccctgaccttgcCGCAGTGCCCGTGGCTGTCACACCCCTCTGTGTGTCCCTCTGCTGGACCAatgatgtgtgtatatatatatctgagaCATGGGACTGAAACGTGAAACCGTCAGCAGCATTTTACACAGTGACTGTATTCACGTTGTAAACGTTATGTGACATGATCTTGATGACAAAAGGTACTTCCTGTCCTACTTCCTGTAATCCGTGTTTTCATGTGGTTTGGTTTCATGTTGCTTCATGTGATTTTCCAGATTGCGTGTATATACAATAACAGGTGTTTGTGGTTTTGTAATGTGTCCAGGTCTGGGGTACTGCCTGACCTTCCTGCCCACCATCACCATCCTGTCCCAGTACTTCAgcaggaggaggtccctggtcacCGCTCTGGCCTCCTCAGGGGAGTCCTTTGCCATGTTTGTCTTCGCACCAGGTACATTACGGTTTCatgtgtgtcccaaattgcaccctattccctatatagtgcactactttggtccAGGGCCcaatgataccctattccctacatagtgcactactttggtccAGGGCCcaatgataccctattccctacatagtgcactactttggtccAGGGTCcaatgataccctattccctacatagttcactacatttgaccagggcccatagggtgtagggtgctatatagggaatagggtggcatttcaTACACAGACTAATGAATCTCAAAAGGCAGATATAGTGACTGATACTGTTCTATAAATAATACCTGAAACATTGTGGAGGAAGGTAAAGAAACAGGACTTTTAAATGTTTCTAACAGtcattcatctcctctcctcctctgcagcCTTCATGGCCTTGAAGGAGATCATCGGCTGGCGCCACTGCCTCATTGTCATCGGTCTCATGCAGGCCTCCGTGATTGGCTGCGGCGCTCTGCTTCGACCAATCATCATCCGACCTGACCAGGAAGTGTCAGGGGAGGTGTCCAATAAGGAGAAGCTGTCCGTTAAGCTGCAGACGGTCTACGAGCTGGAGAATGAGGACACCGAGACCAACGTTAGCTCGGGGGAGTCTGAGGACTCGGGGGATTCTGGGGTCACCTCTCTGTCCGCCTCCAGTGCTGACCTCCGGGCCTCCACAGCCGCACAGGACCCCTCAGAGACCCGGGCCCTCATGGAGGACCAGGGGGAGAAGAACCAGGGGGAGAAGAACCAGGGGGGACAGGCAGGCCTTGGAACCCCACTGAATCAGCTGGAGGCTGGGGAGAAAGAGCAGGGTGAGGTGGGTCCCCTTGTCCAACCCTCCAGACCTAAACTTCTAGACTTTTCTGTGTTGAAAGATGGAGCGTTcatctgctactctctgttcggTCTCTTCGCCACGCTGGGGTTCTTCGCCCCGTCGCTCTACATCATAGAGCTCAGTAAGAGCCGCGGCGTCCACCCAGAGAAGGCGGCCTACATGCTCTCTGTAATGGCGGTGTCCGAGGTCTGCGGGCGCCTGTCCATCGGGGTCATTTTAAACAAGGTGCGGATGCGTAAGACCCAGGTGCTTCTGGGATGTGTAGTTCTGCTGTGTCTGGTGCTGCTTGCCTTCACCCAGGTGACTGAGTTCTGGGGCCTGGCAGCCTGCTGCTGCCTCTATGGCTTCCTGATGGGCACCGTGGGCTCTACACACATCCCCATGCTGGCGGAGGACGACGTGGTGGGCATAGACAGGATGCCCTCGTCCGTGGGGGTCTATGTGTGTATCCAGAGCTTTGCTGGGTTGGCAGGACCACCACTGGGGGGTAAGAGACTCTAGTTAACTCTGTCTGGATcttagtcttctctctctctctctctctccgttactccctctctccctttcttcttctctccctctctctgttactccctctctccgttactccctctctccctttcttcttctctccctctctctgttactccctctctccctctctctgttactccctctctctgttactccctctctccctttcttcttctctccctctctctgttactccctctctccgttactccctctctccctttcttcttctctccctctctctgttactccctctctccctctctctgttactccctctctctgttactccctctctccctctctccgttactccctctctctgttactccctctctccctctctctgttactccctctctctgttactccctctctccctctctctgttactccctctctccctctctctgttactccctctctctgttactccctctctccctctctccgttactccctctctctgttactccctctctccctctctctgttactccctctctctgttactccctctctccctctctccgttactccctctctctgttactccctctctctccctctctgttactccctctctctgttactccctctctccctctctccgttactccctctctccctctctctgttactccctctctccctctctctgttactccctctctctgttactccctctctccctttcttcttctctccctctctccgttactccctctctccctttcttcttctctccctctctctgttactccctctctccctttcttcttctctccctctctctgttactccctctctctgttactccctctctctgttactccctctctccctttcttcttctctccctctctctgttactccctctctccctttcttcttctctccctctctctgttactccctctctccctttcttcttctctccctcctctctgttactccctctctccctttcttcttctctccctctctctgttactccctctctctgttactccctctctctgttactccctctctctgttactccctctctctgttactccctctctccgttactccctctctccctctctctgttactccctctctctgttactccctctctccctttcttcttctctcctctctccgttacttccctctctccctctctctgttactccctctctccctctctctgttactccctctctccgttactccctctctccctttcttcttctctccctctctccgttactccctctctccctctctctgttactccctctctccctttcttcttctctctcttctctctgttactccctctctccctttcttcttctctccctctctctgttactccctctctccctttcttcttctctcctctctctccgttactcctctctccctttcttcttctctccctctctctccgttactccctctcgtccctttcttcttctctccctctctctctgttactccctctctcctttccttcttctctctctctctctctgttactccctctctccatttcttcttctctccctctctccgttactccctctctccctctcatctgttactcctctctccctctctctgttactccctctctctgttactccctctctccatttcttcttctctccctctctctgttactccctctctccctctctctgttactccctctctccatttcttcttctctccctctctccgttactccctctctccctctctctgttactccctctctccctctctctgttactccctctctctgttactcctctctctccatttcttcttctctccctctctccgttactccctctctccctctctctgttactccctctctctgttactccctctctccatttcttcttcctctccctctctccgttactccctctctccctctctctgttactccctctctctgttactccctctctccctttcttcttctctccctctctctccgttactccctctctccctttcttcttctcatccctctctctctgttactccctctctccctttcttcttctctctctctctctctgttactcctctctccatttcttcttctctccctctctccgttactccctctctccctctctctgttactccctctctctgttactcctctcctctctgtcttttactccctctctccatttcttcttctctcccctctctctgttactccctctctccctctctctgttactcctctctccatttcttcttctctccctctctccgttactccctctctccctctctctgttactccctctctccctctctctgttactccctctctctgttactctctccctctctccatttcttcttctctctccctctctccgttactccctctctccctctctctgttactccctctctctgttactccctctctccatttcttcttctctccctctctccgttactccctctctccctctctctgttactccctctctctgttactccctctctccatttcttcttctctcctctctctctccgttactccctctctccctctctctgttactccctctctctgttactctcctctctctctccgttactccctctctccatttcttcttctctccctctctctgttactcccctctctccgttactccctctctccgttactccctctctccctctctctgttactccctctctctgttactccctctctccctttcttcttctctccctctctctctctctctgttactccctctctccatttcttcttctctccctctctccgttactccctctctccctctctctgttactccctctctccctctctctgttactccctctctctgttactccctctctccatttcttcttctctccctctctccgttactccctctctccctctctctgttactccctctctctgttactccctctctctccgttactccctctctccatttcttcttctctccctctctctgttactccctctctccgttactccctctctccatctctccctctctccctctctccgttactcctcctctctccctctctctctctctgttactccctctctctgttactccctctctctccgttactccctctctccctttcttcttctctccctctctctctgttactccctctctccctttcttcttctctctctctctctccgttactccctctctccctttcttcttctctccctctctctctgttactcccctctctccctttcttcttctctctctctctctctccgttactccctctctctccctttcttcttctctccctctctccgttactccctctctctctctctctgttactccctctctctctctctgttactccctctctctccgttactcctctctccctttcttcttctctccctctctctctgttactccctctctccctttcttcttctctctctctctctccgttactccctctctcctttcttcttctctccctctctctgttactccctctctctgttactccctctctccgttactccctctctccctttcttcttctctccctctctctgttactccctctctctgttactccctctctccctttcttcttctctccctctctctgttactccctctctctgttactccctctctccctttcttcttctctcctctctctgttactcccctctctccctttcttcttctctccctctctccctctctctgttactccctctctccatttcttcttctctccctctctccgttactccctctctccctctctctgttactccctctcttcgctactccctctctctcctttcttcttctctccctctctctgttactccctctctccctttcttcttctctccctctctccctctctctgttactccctctctccatttcttcttctctccctctctccgttactccctctctccctctctctgttactccctctctctccgttactccctctctccatttcttcttctctccctctctccgttactccctctctccctctctctgttactctcctctctctgttactccctctctctccgttactccctctctccctctctctgttactccctctctctgttactccctctctccctttcttcttctctccctctctccctctctctgttactccctccctctctgttactccctctctccatttcttcttctctccctctctccgttactccctctctccctctctctgttactccctctctctgttactcctctctcccttcttctctccctct contains:
- the LOC110485325 gene encoding LOW QUALITY PROTEIN: monocarboxylate transporter 7 (The sequence of the model RefSeq protein was modified relative to this genomic sequence to represent the inferred CDS: inserted 1 base in 1 codon); the protein is MRGLKSAVRGSGGCGGPCVYEAVPDGGWGWAVAVAFFFVEVFTYGTIKSLGVFLEDLMTEFGESNSRVSWVIAICVFILTFTAPLSSVLSNRFGYRPVVMLGGFLVSLGTISSAFVSSINEMYVTIGIVSGLGYCLTFLPTITILSQYFSRRRSLVTALASSGESFAMFVFAPAFMALKEIIGWRHCLIVIGLMQASVIGCGALLRPIIIRPDQEVSGEVSNKEKLSVKLQTVYELENEDTETNVSSGESEDSGDSGVTSLSASSADLRASTAAQDPSETRALMEDQGEKNQGEKNQGGQAGLGTPLNQLEAGEKEQGEVGPLVQPSRPKLLDFSVLKDGAFICYSLFGLFATLGFFAPSLYIIELSKSRGVHPEKAAYMLSVMAVSEVCGRLSIGVILNKVRMRKTQVLLGCVVLLCLVLLAFTQVTEFWGLAACCCLYGFLMGTVGSTHIPMLAEDDVVGIDRMPSSVGVYVCIQSFAGLAGPPLGGLLVDKTQNYGSAFYSCAVGXGLGAIFLAMVGPAKSGLCHRGKTRKQEEEGGEEEEERRRRRFLRTVDQQII